One window from the genome of Pyxicephalus adspersus chromosome 6, UCB_Pads_2.0, whole genome shotgun sequence encodes:
- the LOC140332722 gene encoding olfactory receptor 6B1-like — MVIKNETLVVHFIILGFPGSSALQYVLFVLLLFTFVLTILSNIIIMIITRTERNLHKPMYFYLCNFAMLEICYVSVTVPKILATITLEGRLISVTGCITQLFFFFFLSSTECFLLGVMAFDRYLAICNPLHYPVLMNTDMCQNLSICSWFVGFSTTFPPIFLISQLPFCSNEINHFFCDAPPLLKNSCVDTYLNDLLDFICASLVIVTSFTITLFSYVYIITAIMKMPSTAGRSKAFSTCGSHLTVVFIYYITVIFMYVRPKVGFTFTLNRVVGVFYVIITPILNPIIYCLRNKEVKDSVKKRFFMLKRL, encoded by the coding sequence atggtaataaaaaatgaaacattggtGGTACACTTTATTATACTGGGATTTCCAGGATCTTCAGCTTTGCAGTATGTCctttttgtgttgcttttgtttacatttgtgtTAACCATTTTGagcaatattataataatgattattacCAGGACAGAGAGGAATCTTCACAAgccaatgtatttttatctttgcaATTTTGCAATGCTAGAAATATGTTACGTCTCTGTCACTGTTCCCAAAATTCTAGCCACAATTACTTTAGAGGGAAGACTAATTTCTGTTACTGGGTGCATAACCcaattgttctttttctttttcttgagttctacagaatgttttcttttgggTGTTATGGCGTTTGACCggtatttggctatctgtaatccTTTACATTATCCAGTTCTCATGAACACAGATATGTGTCAAAATCTAAGCATATGTTCATGGTTTGTTGGATTTTCAACTACCTTTCCTCCTATTTTCTTAATCTCCCAGCTTCCATTTTGTAGCAATGAAATTAACCATTTCTTTTGTGATGCTCCTCCTCTGCTTAAAAATTCCTGTGTGGACACTTATCTTAATGACCTTCTTGATTTTATTTGTGCCTCTTTAGTAATCGTTACCTCATTTACTATAACTTtgttttcatatgtatatatcatCACAGCTATCATGAAGATGCCTTCAACTGCAGGTCGCTCCAAAGCTTTCTCTACCTGTGGTTCCCACCTAActgtagtttttatttattatatcactgTTATATTTATGTACGTAAGACCCAAGGTGGGATTTACATTTACTCTTAATCGAGTTGTGGGAGTTTTTTATGTTATCATAACACCAATTCTTAATCCTATTATCTACTGCTTGAGAAATAAAGAAGTGAAAGATTCagtcaaaaaaagattttttatgttgAAACGACTGTAG